One window of the Bacteroidales bacterium genome contains the following:
- a CDS encoding tetratricopeptide repeat protein → MKIKILSSILGLILSVSAFGAQTEVNGNFQEKLASFETQGGKYGIDSVKCITELSLYQEAFKQWKKSNYKSAIVNEFIPHWRWVFLNCPIASENTYVNGLKIMSYYLKKATNDEEKNAYLDTLMMIHEARIKYFPNHYKTGKSQIGSLKGKMGIDLFMLAPERCEKAYNILKESVEMEGSKSSTAALVYYFRATIKMVKSGKADEELIIDTYDKISSLVDQNLIKYKDKAKYLSQWENVKGNINNTFEPYATCDVLVKIYSKKFEANPSDIVLLNKITKILKKKKCTKSDLFFNSTEALYNAEPTPESAMLMGKMNIEKEAYKDAAKYYLNAVDMIEDPLEKADIYSDLGKIYYKLNDYITARSYARKAIALNPADGMSYILIGDLYAASASKCGTNELTKKVAYWAAVDKYYQAKRVDAELTELANKRIATYSKHFPQMDVIFFHDLQEGASFKVECWINETTTVRAAK, encoded by the coding sequence ATGAAAATTAAAATTTTATCGTCAATTCTGGGGCTAATTTTGAGCGTTAGTGCTTTTGGTGCTCAAACGGAAGTAAATGGTAATTTTCAAGAAAAGCTTGCCTCATTTGAAACTCAAGGGGGTAAATACGGAATCGACAGTGTTAAATGTATCACTGAACTTTCTTTATATCAAGAAGCATTTAAACAATGGAAAAAATCTAATTATAAAAGCGCTATTGTAAACGAATTTATACCGCATTGGAGATGGGTATTTCTAAACTGTCCTATAGCATCGGAAAACACCTATGTTAATGGGCTTAAGATCATGAGTTACTATCTAAAAAAAGCAACTAATGATGAAGAGAAAAATGCTTATCTCGACACCTTAATGATGATTCATGAAGCAAGAATTAAATATTTCCCAAATCATTATAAAACCGGTAAAAGTCAAATAGGCTCTTTAAAAGGTAAGATGGGAATAGATTTATTTATGCTAGCGCCCGAACGTTGCGAGAAAGCTTATAATATTCTTAAAGAATCTGTTGAAATGGAAGGCTCTAAGTCGTCTACAGCTGCTTTGGTTTATTACTTTAGAGCCACTATAAAAATGGTAAAATCCGGCAAAGCCGATGAAGAATTAATTATTGATACTTACGATAAAATAAGCTCACTTGTTGATCAAAATTTAATTAAATACAAAGACAAAGCAAAATATTTATCGCAATGGGAAAACGTAAAAGGAAATATAAATAATACCTTTGAGCCATATGCAACTTGCGATGTATTGGTTAAAATTTACAGTAAAAAGTTTGAAGCGAATCCTTCTGATATTGTTCTTTTAAACAAAATCACTAAAATTTTAAAAAAGAAAAAATGTACAAAATCAGATTTGTTTTTTAATTCAACCGAAGCTCTTTATAATGCAGAACCAACTCCTGAGTCTGCTATGTTAATGGGTAAAATGAATATCGAAAAAGAGGCCTATAAAGATGCAGCTAAGTATTATCTTAATGCTGTTGATATGATTGAAGACCCTCTTGAAAAAGCAGATATTTATTCTGATTTAGGAAAAATTTATTATAAACTTAATGATTACATAACAGCACGCTCTTATGCTCGTAAAGCAATTGCGTTAAATCCTGCAGATGGAATGTCTTATATCCTTATAGGAGATCTTTATGCAGCTTCTGCATCAAAATGCGGAACTAATGAATTAACTAAAAAAGTAGCTTATTGGGCTGCAGTAGATAAATATTATCAAGCTAAAAGAGTAGATGCAGAATTAACAGAGTTAGCAAACAAACGTATAGCGACTTATTCTAAACATTTCCCTCAGATGGATGTAATTTTCTTCCATGATTTGCAAGAAGGAGCAAGCTTTAAAGTTGAATGTTGGATTAACGAAACGACTACTGTTCGCGCTGCGAAATAA
- a CDS encoding type III pantothenate kinase: MQNLILDFGNTLYKLAVFDNGDLIYKSSGEKLYEKDVIALKKLFPKIKKAIYATVVDLDKDFKNCMHSEFQTIELDHNTPIPIKNKYKTPETLGKDRLAAAVGAAKLYPQKDVLIIDAGSTITYEMLRSDGIYLGGSISPGIKMRFKSLHHFTDKLPLVTFSNSNILTGQNTEDAILSGVINGILSEVDGIINRYKEMYSNILVVFTGGDLKYFDKNLKNNIFAAENLVLQGLNFILEYNDNKTY, encoded by the coding sequence ATGCAAAACCTTATTCTTGATTTCGGGAATACACTCTATAAATTAGCCGTTTTCGATAATGGAGATTTGATTTACAAATCTTCAGGCGAAAAGCTTTATGAGAAAGATGTGATTGCACTAAAAAAACTTTTCCCTAAGATTAAAAAAGCCATTTATGCTACAGTAGTGGATTTAGATAAGGACTTTAAAAATTGTATGCATTCCGAATTTCAAACTATTGAGCTTGACCATAATACACCAATACCCATTAAAAATAAATATAAAACGCCTGAAACTTTAGGAAAAGACAGACTTGCAGCTGCTGTTGGAGCAGCAAAGTTATATCCTCAAAAGGATGTTCTTATTATTGATGCTGGGAGCACCATTACCTACGAAATGTTAAGAAGTGATGGTATTTATTTAGGCGGGAGTATCAGTCCGGGGATTAAAATGCGTTTTAAATCATTACATCATTTTACAGATAAATTACCATTAGTTACATTCTCAAACAGTAATATACTTACCGGACAAAACACAGAAGACGCCATACTTTCAGGGGTAATTAATGGCATTTTAAGCGAGGTAGATGGAATTATAAATCGCTACAAAGAAATGTATTCTAACATTTTGGTGGTATTTACCGGAGGCGACTTAAAATATTTTGATAAGAACTTAAAAAATAACATCTTTGCAGCTGAAAATTTAGTGCTGCAAGGCTTGAATTTTATACTAGAATACAATGACAATAAAACATATTAA
- a CDS encoding glucosaminidase domain-containing protein, with translation MTESPLKKSVLLFSTKVSFLLFISIILSFCNPKKQKTKQKIISIDSVDTYNISGKNKANTSFSQKKEETKEVSIKSDTKNTIIISSLLPDFSTYKNVKQKKKAFFSFLTPLIQKENRLIIQQRQFIQEQYQIFKLKDTLSTENITLLNKYILDYRCENTDLQDTNTYNDLLLRVDIIPQELALVQAALESSWGSSYFVRAANNLYGQWCFKPGCGVIPRARKEGKTHEVAKFETLEQSIRSYMLFLNSHPAFSLLRKERATKRKHNKQPDAISMANGLKDYSARGQKYIKEIKSMIQTNKEFLIETTKKNNALTISSLKVKGNSN, from the coding sequence ATGACAGAATCCCCACTTAAAAAATCCGTATTATTATTTTCAACCAAAGTTTCTTTTCTCCTGTTTATCAGCATTATACTGAGCTTTTGCAATCCCAAAAAACAAAAAACTAAACAGAAAATTATTTCTATCGATAGCGTAGACACCTACAATATATCCGGAAAAAATAAAGCAAACACCTCTTTCAGTCAAAAAAAAGAAGAAACTAAAGAGGTTTCTATTAAGTCTGATACTAAAAATACCATAATCATTTCATCACTTCTACCTGATTTCAGCACCTATAAAAATGTTAAACAGAAGAAAAAAGCTTTTTTTAGCTTTTTAACGCCTCTTATTCAAAAAGAAAACCGCCTAATTATTCAGCAAAGACAGTTTATACAAGAGCAATATCAAATATTCAAATTAAAAGATACTCTCAGCACTGAAAATATTACCTTACTAAATAAATATATTTTAGATTATCGTTGTGAAAATACTGATTTACAGGACACGAACACTTATAACGACTTGCTCTTAAGAGTGGATATTATACCTCAAGAATTAGCTCTGGTACAAGCAGCATTAGAGTCCTCATGGGGAAGTAGTTATTTTGTTAGAGCAGCTAATAATCTTTATGGACAATGGTGTTTTAAACCCGGTTGTGGTGTTATTCCAAGAGCTAGAAAAGAAGGTAAAACTCATGAAGTTGCAAAATTCGAAACTCTTGAACAAAGCATAAGATCTTATATGCTTTTCTTAAATTCTCATCCTGCATTTAGTCTATTACGTAAAGAAAGAGCGACTAAGCGTAAGCATAATAAACAACCCGATGCTATTTCAATGGCAAATGGACTTAAGGATTATTCAGCCCGAGGTCAAAAATATATCAAAGAAATAAAAAGCATGATACAAACAAATAAGGAGTTTTTAATTGAAACTACCAAAAAAAACAACGCTCTTACTATTTCTTCACTAAAAGTAAAAGGAAATTCAAATTAA
- a CDS encoding nuclear transport factor 2 family protein yields MKKIMGLLLVLSSIFLITSCVNEKSHDNDMDKKAAVDVTREKLEISQLLDNLAAATESGNFEMIENIWWTSEDVLLIGTDNDQKLEGWEEISEAIKKQFRTFGETLISITDQTIWLNDDATIAWFAEELNYNFVFEERAMTYEGIRFTGVMQKIDGKWRLVQQHMSIPAIPKMVKTK; encoded by the coding sequence ATGAAAAAAATAATGGGTTTATTACTGGTTTTATCATCAATTTTTCTAATAACATCCTGTGTTAATGAAAAATCGCATGATAACGATATGGATAAAAAAGCAGCTGTTGATGTGACGCGAGAAAAATTAGAAATTTCTCAATTACTTGATAATTTAGCGGCTGCTACAGAAAGTGGTAATTTCGAAATGATTGAAAATATCTGGTGGACATCAGAAGATGTTTTATTAATAGGAACAGATAACGATCAAAAATTAGAAGGTTGGGAAGAAATAAGTGAAGCTATTAAAAAACAATTCAGAACTTTTGGGGAAACGCTAATTTCTATTACCGATCAAACAATTTGGTTAAATGATGATGCTACTATAGCCTGGTTCGCCGAAGAATTAAATTACAATTTTGTATTTGAAGAAAGAGCCATGACATATGAAGGAATACGTTTTACCGGAGTTATGCAGAAGATTGATGGAAAATGGCGTTTAGTACAACAGCATATGTCTATTCCTGCAATTCCCAAAATGGTTAAAACAAAATAG
- the atpC gene encoding ATP synthase F1 subunit epsilon, whose amino-acid sequence MNLQIVTPDSNIFDGEASLIKLPGIDGSFEVLENHAPIISVLKQGELKVIKADKTEALFPIKGGVVEVLNNKVLILIQ is encoded by the coding sequence ATGAACCTTCAAATTGTAACACCTGACAGTAACATTTTTGATGGAGAAGCTAGTTTAATAAAGCTTCCGGGCATAGATGGTTCTTTTGAAGTCTTGGAAAATCACGCACCAATTATTTCGGTATTAAAACAAGGAGAACTTAAAGTGATAAAAGCCGATAAAACAGAGGCTCTTTTCCCTATTAAAGGCGGTGTTGTTGAAGTGCTCAATAATAAAGTATTGATACTAATTCAGTAA
- a CDS encoding F0F1 ATP synthase subunit beta, translating to MENKAVGKISQIIGPVIDVTFDQVEYLPNIYDALTITNENGHVIVIEAQQDIGENTIRAIAMDSTDGLHRGMEVVSTGKPISMPVGEDIKGRLFNVIGETIDGLPSIKTDSSYPIHREPPKFEELSTSKEILLTGIKVIDLIEPYSKGGKIGLFGGAGVGKTVIIQELINNIAKNYKGQSVFAGVGERTREGNDLLREMIEAGIINYGEEFSKDMEEGGWDLSKVDMDKMKESQVTLVFGQMNEPPGARARVALSGLTVAEYFRDGVGQPTGNDILFFIDNIFRFTQAGSEVSALLGRMPSAVGYQPTLATEMGLMQERITSTKRGSITSVQAVYVPADDLTDPAPATTFAHLDATTVLNRKIAELGIYPAVDPLDSTSRILSPDVVGDAHYNTAQRVKELLQRYKELQDIIAILGMDELSEEDKLVVHRARRVQRFLSQPFFVATQFTGLEGKFVSLEDTIKGFNMIMDGEVDKYPEAAFNLVGTIEEAIEKGEKLLAQK from the coding sequence ATGGAGAATAAGGCTGTAGGGAAAATCTCCCAAATCATCGGACCAGTTATCGATGTTACTTTTGATCAAGTAGAATATCTTCCTAATATTTATGACGCTTTAACAATAACCAATGAAAATGGTCATGTTATTGTTATAGAAGCTCAACAAGATATTGGAGAAAATACTATTCGTGCAATTGCAATGGATTCTACTGATGGTCTTCATCGTGGAATGGAAGTTGTATCTACCGGAAAACCTATTTCAATGCCCGTTGGCGAAGATATTAAAGGTCGTTTATTTAATGTTATTGGTGAGACAATTGATGGATTACCAAGTATTAAAACCGACAGTTCTTACCCTATTCACCGTGAGCCACCTAAATTTGAAGAGCTTTCAACATCTAAAGAAATTTTATTAACGGGAATTAAGGTTATAGATTTGATAGAGCCTTATTCTAAAGGTGGTAAAATTGGTTTATTTGGCGGAGCCGGTGTTGGCAAAACGGTTATTATCCAAGAACTTATAAATAATATTGCTAAGAACTACAAAGGCCAATCCGTTTTTGCTGGTGTTGGAGAACGTACCCGTGAAGGTAACGATCTTTTACGTGAGATGATTGAAGCTGGCATTATCAATTACGGCGAAGAGTTTAGCAAAGATATGGAAGAAGGCGGATGGGATCTTTCTAAAGTTGATATGGACAAGATGAAAGAATCGCAAGTTACTTTAGTGTTCGGTCAGATGAACGAACCTCCTGGAGCTCGTGCTCGTGTTGCCCTTTCTGGCTTAACCGTTGCCGAATATTTCCGTGATGGTGTTGGCCAACCAACAGGTAACGATATTTTATTCTTTATCGATAATATTTTCCGTTTTACACAAGCAGGTTCTGAAGTTTCAGCTTTGCTTGGTCGTATGCCTTCTGCTGTTGGTTACCAACCTACTTTAGCTACTGAAATGGGATTAATGCAAGAACGTATTACATCTACAAAACGCGGTTCCATTACTTCTGTACAAGCGGTATATGTTCCTGCGGATGACTTGACTGACCCTGCTCCTGCAACTACATTTGCTCACCTTGATGCAACAACGGTATTGAACCGGAAAATTGCAGAATTAGGTATTTATCCTGCTGTAGATCCGTTGGATTCTACATCTCGTATTCTCTCTCCTGATGTTGTTGGCGATGCACATTACAATACCGCTCAACGTGTAAAAGAATTACTGCAACGTTATAAAGAACTTCAAGATATTATTGCCATTTTAGGAATGGACGAGCTTTCTGAAGAAGATAAGCTGGTAGTACACCGTGCTCGTCGTGTTCAACGTTTCTTATCACAACCTTTCTTCGTAGCGACTCAATTTACCGGTCTCGAAGGTAAGTTTGTTTCTTTAGAAGATACAATCAAAGGATTTAATATGATAATGGACGGCGAAGTAGATAAATATCCCGAAGCAGCTTTCAACCTTGTCGGAACTATTGAAGAGGCCATTGAAAAAGGCGAAAAATTATTAGCTCAAAAATAA
- a CDS encoding VanZ family protein, whose product MDKIVHFTLFLILGFLYITPKFDAGTLSQIILKNKSAYFLIFFTLSIEFVQLFLTYRSFDIFDIMMNVIGLISGITLGWFMGVLGA is encoded by the coding sequence TTGGATAAGATAGTCCATTTTACACTGTTTTTAATTTTAGGATTTTTATATATTACTCCTAAATTTGATGCAGGAACATTATCCCAAATTATATTAAAAAATAAGAGCGCTTATTTTTTAATATTTTTTACCTTGTCGATAGAATTTGTTCAGTTATTCTTGACTTACCGCTCATTCGATATTTTTGATATCATGATGAATGTAATAGGATTAATAAGTGGAATTACATTAGGATGGTTTATGGGTGTTCTTGGTGCTTAG
- a CDS encoding efflux RND transporter periplasmic adaptor subunit: MNNKLIYWLGGALVIIIIVLAVLKKNGKLGKVDSTKVTVEKVMTATIIETVTANGKIQPEKDIKVSPFISGEVIELTVLEGDMVKKGQLLAKIDPEQYIAAYERSEAGLNSQKASEANARANLASAKAEFIKNKLDYDRNMALWKKKVISNSDMERIKSTFDVSKARVDAAEQTLKSSEFQVKSSAASLREAKENLNRTAVYAPQDGTVSKLNVERGERVQGASQFSAGTELMRIANLNNMEVNVEVSENDIVRVHLGDTTLIEVDAYLNREFKGLVTEIATSANTTGTSADQVTNFDVKIRILSDSYQDLVPENDPSYSPFRPGMSASVDIQTNTESDVIAVPIAAVTTRADTTGRLKSAREKREEKKEEEKGQSTSKKVIKEYVFLYVDGKAEMVAVKTGIQDNSIIQILEGVELGQEVITGPYTAVSKTLKNHDEVEKTEKKDLFKGEKD; this comes from the coding sequence ATGAATAATAAGTTAATTTATTGGTTAGGCGGTGCTTTGGTTATTATAATCATTGTTTTAGCTGTTCTAAAGAAGAATGGAAAATTAGGCAAAGTCGATTCTACCAAAGTAACCGTTGAAAAAGTTATGACTGCCACTATTATCGAAACGGTTACTGCAAATGGAAAAATTCAACCTGAAAAAGATATTAAGGTAAGCCCTTTTATTTCGGGCGAAGTAATTGAACTAACCGTTTTAGAAGGAGACATGGTTAAAAAAGGACAGCTATTAGCCAAAATAGATCCTGAACAATATATTGCGGCTTACGAACGTTCCGAAGCCGGCTTAAATTCTCAAAAAGCCTCCGAAGCCAATGCTCGTGCCAATCTTGCTTCAGCAAAAGCAGAATTCATTAAAAATAAATTAGATTACGATCGTAATATGGCTCTTTGGAAAAAGAAAGTGATTTCAAATTCTGATATGGAAAGAATTAAATCAACTTTTGATGTTTCCAAAGCTCGTGTTGATGCTGCTGAACAAACATTAAAATCATCCGAATTTCAAGTAAAAAGTTCTGCCGCTTCTTTACGTGAAGCTAAAGAAAATTTAAATAGAACTGCTGTTTATGCTCCGCAAGACGGAACCGTTTCTAAGCTAAACGTAGAACGAGGAGAACGCGTTCAAGGAGCTTCTCAGTTTTCTGCAGGTACCGAATTAATGCGTATTGCAAACCTTAACAATATGGAAGTAAATGTTGAAGTTAGCGAAAATGATATTGTACGTGTACATCTTGGCGATACCACTTTAATTGAGGTTGACGCTTATTTGAATAGAGAGTTTAAAGGCTTGGTGACTGAAATTGCAACATCAGCAAATACCACAGGAACCAGTGCCGATCAAGTAACAAATTTTGACGTAAAAATTAGAATCCTAAGTGATTCTTATCAAGATTTAGTTCCTGAAAATGACCCGTCGTATTCTCCTTTCCGTCCGGGAATGTCAGCATCTGTCGATATACAAACAAATACAGAAAGCGATGTAATAGCAGTTCCGATTGCAGCAGTTACTACGCGTGCCGATACTACAGGTCGTCTAAAATCAGCCCGAGAAAAGCGTGAAGAAAAGAAAGAAGAAGAAAAGGGACAATCTACTTCTAAAAAAGTAATCAAAGAATATGTTTTCTTGTATGTTGACGGCAAAGCCGAAATGGTTGCTGTAAAAACAGGAATACAAGATAACAGCATTATTCAAATTTTAGAAGGTGTTGAACTCGGTCAAGAAGTTATTACAGGACCCTATACCGCAGTATCCAAAACATTAAAGAACCACGATGAGGTAGAAAAAACCGAGAAAAAAGATTTATTTAAAGGGGAAAAAGACTAA
- a CDS encoding TolC family protein — MTPFKVNSHIISSFFLVFALSISTIFAQKIWTLEDCINYAFENNIQIKQSKLQIESIQANLKQSKFEFAPSLNGTSSLNYNWGRSIDPVTNTYINTNNMSSSFGVNSGLTIFGGFQKINTVKQNELAYSSSLYDSEKIANDIALQLTGAYLNILFNHEMLIVAQNQADVTKQQIERTKNLVEAGILPKGDLLEIEAQGLMEEVNVIRADNNLSLSYLDLLQILDLSANEEFEIERPDISINDELSVIPSEQVYANAVNFMPEIKRAELDVLSSSRNIMIAKGAAYPSLSLRGGLNTNYIDSKLIDFTDPNSPVMAFWDQISDNISEYLTLSLNVPIFNAYQTTTRIKQAQIQNLNSKFNLELTKNTLRKSIEQKYFDAIAAYKTYHANKATVKSLKEAFKYTEEKFTLGMLNSVDYNLAKSRLTQSESDLLRAKYDYIFKTKILDFYMGIPLKF, encoded by the coding sequence ATGACCCCTTTTAAAGTAAACTCTCATATAATCTCAAGCTTCTTTTTAGTTTTTGCCTTAAGTATAAGCACTATTTTCGCTCAAAAAATTTGGACTTTAGAAGATTGCATAAACTACGCTTTTGAAAATAATATTCAGATTAAACAGAGCAAATTACAGATAGAATCTATTCAGGCAAATTTAAAACAAAGTAAATTTGAATTTGCTCCATCCTTAAACGGCACATCATCTTTAAATTATAATTGGGGACGATCTATTGATCCTGTAACTAATACTTATATCAACACCAATAATATGAGCTCCAGTTTTGGAGTAAATAGCGGACTAACTATTTTTGGAGGATTTCAAAAGATTAATACCGTAAAACAGAATGAACTTGCATATAGTTCCAGCCTTTACGATTCAGAAAAAATAGCAAATGACATTGCCCTGCAGTTAACGGGAGCTTATCTAAATATTTTATTCAACCACGAAATGCTGATTGTTGCTCAAAATCAGGCCGATGTCACAAAACAACAAATAGAAAGAACAAAAAATCTTGTTGAAGCAGGAATATTACCTAAAGGAGATTTATTAGAAATTGAAGCGCAAGGTTTAATGGAAGAGGTAAATGTAATAAGAGCAGATAATAATTTAAGCCTGTCTTATCTTGACTTACTACAGATATTAGATCTATCAGCTAATGAAGAATTTGAAATAGAACGCCCTGATATTTCTATCAATGATGAGCTCTCCGTTATACCATCAGAACAAGTTTATGCAAATGCCGTAAACTTTATGCCGGAAATTAAGAGAGCGGAGTTAGATGTACTTAGCTCTTCAAGAAATATTATGATTGCCAAAGGAGCTGCCTATCCTTCTCTATCACTTCGTGGAGGACTTAATACCAACTATATTGATTCTAAACTTATAGATTTTACCGATCCTAACTCACCTGTTATGGCATTTTGGGATCAGATTTCCGACAATATAAGCGAATATCTTACCCTTTCTTTAAACGTTCCTATTTTTAATGCATATCAAACTACAACACGTATAAAGCAAGCACAAATTCAAAACCTAAATAGTAAATTTAATTTGGAGCTGACCAAAAATACTTTACGAAAAAGTATAGAACAGAAATATTTTGATGCTATAGCGGCATACAAAACTTATCATGCAAACAAAGCAACAGTAAAATCCCTAAAAGAAGCATTTAAATATACCGAAGAAAAGTTTACTTTAGGGATGTTAAACTCAGTTGATTACAACTTAGCAAAATCAAGATTAACTCAATCAGAATCTGATCTGCTACGTGCAAAATACGATTACATTTTCAAAACAAAAATACTCGACTTCTATATGGGCATTCCATTGAAGTTTTAA
- a CDS encoding acyltransferase — protein MKLNDYIEKLFDIDNEDTFNKMCLTAFQYQYNNIDVYQQFVNSIRVNPKSIDHYSKIPFLPISFFKTHNLSTGNSQAIFKSSGTTSFGRSQHFVQNLKLYETSFTKGFEQFYGSVKDYCILALLPSYIENGDSSLVYMANKLIRDSKNKNSGFYLNNIEELSEKLSFLDAQGQKILLLGVSYALLDLINTKKFQLKNTIIMETGGMKGRRKEMIREDLHQELQLGFGIKNIHSEYGMTELLSQAYSKGKGIFKTPGWMKILIRDINDPFEILPNSLSGGINIIDLANIYSMSFIETKDLGKVHSNQEFEILGRFDNSDIRGCNLLIS, from the coding sequence ATGAAATTAAACGATTACATCGAGAAACTATTTGATATTGATAATGAAGATACATTCAATAAAATGTGTTTAACAGCTTTTCAATATCAATATAACAATATCGACGTTTATCAGCAGTTTGTTAATTCCATTCGAGTAAACCCAAAATCAATTGACCATTATTCAAAAATACCGTTTCTACCTATATCATTTTTTAAAACGCACAATTTATCGACAGGAAATTCTCAAGCAATTTTTAAAAGTAGCGGAACCACATCTTTTGGTCGCAGCCAACACTTTGTTCAAAATTTAAAACTCTACGAAACTTCTTTTACAAAAGGATTTGAGCAATTTTACGGCTCAGTTAAAGATTATTGTATCCTAGCTTTACTACCTTCCTATATTGAAAACGGAGATTCCTCACTTGTTTATATGGCAAATAAACTTATTCGCGATAGCAAAAACAAGAATAGCGGTTTCTATCTTAATAATATCGAAGAACTTTCTGAAAAATTAAGTTTTTTAGATGCTCAAGGACAAAAAATACTTTTACTTGGCGTTTCTTATGCCCTACTCGATTTAATTAATACAAAAAAGTTCCAACTGAAGAATACCATAATAATGGAAACAGGAGGAATGAAAGGGCGGCGAAAAGAAATGATAAGAGAAGACTTACACCAAGAGCTACAACTAGGTTTTGGAATCAAAAATATTCATTCAGAATACGGAATGACCGAATTATTATCTCAGGCTTATTCAAAAGGAAAAGGCATTTTCAAAACTCCCGGTTGGATGAAAATTCTTATTCGAGATATTAATGATCCTTTTGAAATACTGCCAAATAGTCTGAGTGGAGGAATAAATATCATCGATTTGGCAAATATTTATTCCATGTCATTTATAGAAACAAAAGATTTAGGAAAAGTCCATTCTAATCAAGAATTTGAAATACTTGGCAGATTTGACAATAGTGATATCAGAGGGTGCAACTTACTAATTAGCTGA
- a CDS encoding OmpH family outer membrane protein has protein sequence MKNILKALVVIVLFVASVSAQAQSNVKIGYIDFAQIVSLMPGQDSINTKLQAHVASLESQLKAMQTEYESKVNDYQATQATMSQIIKQTKEKEILDLQQRIEAFNKQAQYEIQNKQMELTQPLIDRIQNAIKAVGKENGFTYILNGNEQIILYSDGGINVLPLVKKKLGIN, from the coding sequence ATGAAAAATATTTTAAAAGCTCTTGTAGTAATTGTATTGTTTGTGGCTAGTGTTAGTGCTCAAGCTCAAAGCAATGTTAAAATCGGTTATATTGATTTTGCACAAATTGTTAGTTTAATGCCAGGACAAGATTCAATAAACACAAAATTGCAAGCACATGTTGCTTCTTTAGAATCGCAATTAAAAGCAATGCAAACTGAATATGAATCAAAAGTAAACGATTATCAGGCTACACAGGCTACTATGTCGCAAATTATCAAGCAAACTAAAGAAAAAGAAATATTAGATCTTCAACAACGAATTGAAGCATTCAACAAACAAGCACAATACGAAATTCAAAATAAGCAAATGGAACTAACCCAACCTTTAATTGATCGTATTCAAAATGCTATTAAAGCTGTTGGTAAAGAAAACGGATTTACTTATATCCTAAACGGAAATGAACAAATCATTCTTTATTCTGATGGAGGTATTAATGTATTGCCTTTAGTTAAAAAGAAATTAGGTATTAACTAA
- a CDS encoding OmpH family outer membrane protein, with protein sequence MKTRRKLKISLLLAFLFTSVTFAYSQKFAYVDSDYILQNIPEYQDAQNQLDEFAEEWQADIEQKFGEIDKMYRKYQADAVLLPEDMKRKREDEIISKEREVKKFQEDIFGQEGKLFKKREELILPIQERVYNAIEKIANLKNYGIVFDKSSGASMLFSNSNLDISDEVLKELGYNYNTKGNN encoded by the coding sequence ATGAAAACACGTAGAAAATTAAAAATCAGCCTATTATTAGCTTTCTTGTTTACTAGCGTTACTTTTGCTTATTCTCAAAAGTTTGCTTATGTTGACAGTGATTATATCTTACAAAATATCCCCGAATACCAAGATGCACAAAACCAATTAGACGAGTTTGCCGAAGAATGGCAAGCCGATATTGAACAAAAATTTGGTGAAATAGATAAAATGTACAGGAAATATCAAGCCGATGCTGTTTTACTTCCTGAGGATATGAAACGCAAAAGAGAAGATGAAATTATCTCTAAAGAAAGAGAAGTGAAAAAATTTCAGGAAGATATATTCGGACAAGAAGGTAAGCTTTTTAAGAAACGAGAAGAATTAATACTTCCTATTCAAGAGCGCGTTTATAACGCTATTGAAAAAATTGCCAATCTAAAAAATTACGGTATTGTTTTCGACAAATCATCGGGTGCAAGTATGTTATTTTCCAATTCAAACTTGGATATTAGCGATGAAGTACTTAAAGAACTTGGCTATAACTACAATACTAAAGGTAATAATTAA